A genomic region of Colletotrichum destructivum chromosome 5, complete sequence contains the following coding sequences:
- a CDS encoding Putative Endonuclease/exonuclease/phosphatase superfamily — MQDPDKINLSPRAQSWQEYDEGAETWAPVPSADETSLPKGPKESVGVGHSLVLATWNVNCIGPQPGARLGAIFSHIVNHAPSPDIIFFQEVSRPMIGSLLCRDEVRRGWYSSERDSINWISAFATVILLSKARFGPVGTSPFAILGRLSRIRYPSMMRRDALCGDIFVPTKRAANSSSQPHYIQVRLVNVHLESKNLPDCASYRAGQLSVAASMLHKTVHGLVAGDFNPVDPRDETVIEDNGLQDAWTKLRGGEAGCTWGVDGRARYPATRMDKVAILGLMPLHIEVMHPQKLPVLGLSAPIAMSNHFDFGESKTQGTTAWSDHSGLKFTFKLDGDESD; from the coding sequence ATGCAGGATCCGGACAAGATAAACCTCTCGCCAAGAGCGCAATCATGGCAAGAGTacgatgaaggcgccgagACATGGGCCCCGGTCCCAAGCGCCGACGAGACGAGTCTTCCAAAGGGCCCAAAAGAATcagtcggcgtcggccatAGCCTAGTTCTCGCCACATGGAACGTGAACTGTATCGGCCCACAGCCAGgcgcccgcctcggcgcAATCTTCTCGCACATCGTCAACCACGCACCGTCGCCCGACATTATCTTCTTTCAGGAAGTGTCGAGGCCTATGATTGGCTCCTTGCTATGCCGCGACGAGGTCCGCAGGGGATGGTATTCAAGCGAGAGGGATTCTATCAACTGGATATCCGCGTTCGCGACCGTCATCCTCCTATCCAAGGCTCGCTTCGGACCTGTAGGCACGTCGCCCTTTGCCATTCTCGGCCGGCTTTCAAGAATCAGGTATCCGTCGATGATGAGAAGAGATGCTCTATGCGGCGATATATTCGTTCCGACGAAGAGAGCAGCAAACAGTAGCTCACAGCCTCATTACATCCAGGTCAGGTTGGTCAACGTGCACCTGGAGTCCAAGAACCTGCCAGATTGCGCATCATATCGGGCGGGACAGTTGTCGGTTGCCGCGTCAATGCTTCACAAAACCGTACATGGCCTGGTTGCGGGTGATTTTAACCCCGTCGATCCGCGGGACGAAACCGTGATCGAGGACAACGGGCTTCAGGACGCGTGGACAAAGTTGCGAGGTGGAGAGGCTGGGTGCACATGGGGAGTCGACGGGAGGGCGAGATATCCGGCCACCCGAATGGACAAGGTCGCGATACTGGGCTTGATGCCTCTACACATCGAAGTCATGCACCCGCAGAAGCTTCCGGTTCTAGGACTGAGCGCCCCGATTGCAATGTCGAATCACTTCGACTTCGGGGAAAGCAAAACCCAGGGAACAACGGCTTGGAGCGATCACTCAGGACTGAAGTTCACTTTCAAGCTGGATGGAGACGAGTCCGATTAG